The Geobacter sp. AOG2 genome includes a window with the following:
- a CDS encoding substrate-binding domain-containing protein — translation MLRLGFLIGLFVIALWTGTSRGSTEELKIGAGDAAAENILKPIKKAFESANNVQLIVIDSGAKMAFADLKRAGVDAAAAGIGYPAWLELMKHEGVEIEDPAVFHPVTIGKDHIVVVTNKENPVKKLSADQLRGIFSGEIENWNQVGGPDMPIMVVWGSLMPDTNGMFLAAFLARKPLVSDVLDATTAEDVRANIAANPSAIGIGPAGILDDSVASPETPLLSREITLISRANPPGALLKLLEFINTDGRKFIKATE, via the coding sequence ATGCTGCGGTTAGGTTTCCTGATTGGCCTTTTTGTTATCGCTTTGTGGACAGGCACCTCCCGGGGCAGCACGGAAGAACTCAAGATCGGCGCCGGCGACGCGGCGGCGGAAAACATCCTCAAGCCCATCAAAAAAGCCTTCGAGAGCGCCAATAATGTCCAGTTGATCGTGATCGATTCGGGCGCCAAGATGGCCTTTGCCGACCTGAAACGGGCCGGGGTGGATGCCGCTGCGGCCGGGATCGGCTACCCGGCCTGGCTTGAGCTAATGAAGCACGAGGGGGTCGAGATTGAGGACCCCGCTGTTTTCCATCCTGTAACAATCGGCAAAGATCACATCGTGGTTGTTACCAACAAGGAAAATCCGGTCAAAAAGCTGAGCGCCGATCAGTTGCGCGGCATCTTCAGCGGCGAGATCGAAAACTGGAATCAGGTGGGCGGCCCCGACATGCCGATCATGGTGGTGTGGGGGAGCCTGATGCCGGACACCAACGGCATGTTCCTGGCGGCCTTCCTGGCCAGAAAACCGTTGGTGAGCGACGTGCTCGACGCAACCACGGCCGAGGATGTGCGGGCGAACATCGCCGCCAACCCGTCGGCCATCGGTATCGGACCTGCCGGCATCCTGGACGACTCGGTCGCCTCCCCCGAGACCCCCCTCCTTTCCCGGGAGATCACCCTGATCTCCCGAGCCAACCCGCCCGGTGCATTGCTGAAACTTCTTGAATTCATCAACACGGACGGCCGGAAGTTCATCAAGGCAACGGAATAA